ACCCACGGCTGGATCACGAAGAATGTGCCGGTGATCGGCGTCCACCACCTGCCCTGCTCGAGGGCAGGCAGCCCGTAGGCCACCGCGTCGAACAGGGGAGTGCCGGCGAGCGGCCGCCAGAGTCCCTGACCGGCGACGCCGACGATGAGGATCACCGCCACGAAGATGAGAGTCGCCGGAATCCGACGGGCGAGGCCGAGGATCGCGGGAGATTTCGTCGGTGCCTCGGCGTTGCTCATGCTGCAAACGTATCGACGTCCCACGGCCCGGGGCAACGGTCGAGGCAAGAACAGCGGATGCCGGATCGGGTCGCGGAGAGCGAGAGCGTTGCTGGGTGCGAACTAGATCTCGGCGCGGATCAGTGGCAGCGGAAAGTGGGCTGCACGCATGGGGTCAAGGCGCGAATCAGTGATGCCGGCGGTGAACGGCTCGAGGTCGAAGCACTTGAACACTCCCTCGCGTCCGAACTTCGAGCTGTCGGCGACGAAGAACGCTTCGGAGGCGATCGACAGCATCGCTCGCTTCAGCTCGATCTCGTAACTGGACGTGTTGTAAAGCCCGTCCTCCATGACCGTGTCGGATCCGAAGATCGCGACGTTGACGCGTAGATTCTGCACCTGCTGCACCGAGGTCGGTCCCCACATCGAAATATCCGTCGGGAGCAGTTCTCCGCCGATGAATATCAGATGAGCGCTCTGGCGTTCGGCGATGACCATGCCGATCTTCAGGTCGTTCGTGACGATGGTGTTGCGAGCACTGGACAGGTTCTTCGCCACCTCCAGCGTCGTGGTCCCGCTGTCGAGCAACACCGTCTGACCGTCGAGGATGCGGTCGGCCATGGCCTTTCCTATCGCGACCTTCTCGCGTCGGTGCAGTGTGCCCTTCAGATCGTTGGGCGTCACGGTCTGGCGGACCGGCACAGCGCCGCCGTGCGTGCGCTGGACCAGATCACGATCCTCAAGGATCTGAAGGTCTCGACGGATCGTTGAGCTAGTGACGCCGAATGCGTCGGACATCGTGGTGACCGATTGGAAACCCTGCTCGACCAGTAATTCCACGATCCGAGCCTGACGCGACATTGCGAGGTCCTCTCCCTGCCTTTCGCACGAGTCTAGCGCGCGTACTGCGCGCTTGTGCCAGTACTCATGCGCGATATCGCGCACGAATTGCGCGATATCGATTGACGCGTGCGCGGGGCCGCGCTAAGTTCAAGAAAAACCCGAGAGCTCGGAACCTTGCACCACACAGACCCGAGCCGTCACGAAGGAGTGAGCATGAAGCGCAATCGTCCTGCATTCGCCCTACTCGCGGGAGCCGCTGTATTGGCGCTCGCAGGTTGCGGAACCACCGCTGGCACCGATTCGGGCGACGGAGGAACCTCTGATGGTGGCACCGCGGCCGAAGGCGCGTACGTCACTGTGGTCAAGGCCACGGGCATCGGGTGGTTCGACCGCATGGAGG
The DNA window shown above is from Microbacterium murale and carries:
- a CDS encoding DeoR/GlpR family DNA-binding transcription regulator; this encodes MSRQARIVELLVEQGFQSVTTMSDAFGVTSSTIRRDLQILEDRDLVQRTHGGAVPVRQTVTPNDLKGTLHRREKVAIGKAMADRILDGQTVLLDSGTTTLEVAKNLSSARNTIVTNDLKIGMVIAERQSAHLIFIGGELLPTDISMWGPTSVQQVQNLRVNVAIFGSDTVMEDGLYNTSSYEIELKRAMLSIASEAFFVADSSKFGREGVFKCFDLEPFTAGITDSRLDPMRAAHFPLPLIRAEI